From Rhododendron vialii isolate Sample 1 chromosome 7a, ASM3025357v1:
CATATAAGCCGGCTCGGGACACccaacataaaattaaaaataaaaataaaaaatgataacGATGCTCGGAATGTCAAAAGAAGGAACTATGTAAGGAAAAACGCATTTGGACCCATTTTGGGTCCtccaaaaatctagaaaaatattcataaatttttgaatattattttatggggtcttgtaaaaaatcagctccaacggatatcggtaagtattacttttgaaatcgtagggcaaaactgctcagatcaccCCTATGAATTCAAAAggtaatacttaccgatgttcattagagctgattttttatagggtctcataaaataatattcaaaaatttatgaatatttttctagattttttaagGACCTCGAATGGGtccaaacgcatttttccttgTGTGATTTCCTACAAATTTTCTTTgcgaataaaaaattaaaatcgtacattaagaaagagaaaagcaTTGACAAAGCCCCGGATCATAGAGTGCACAATTCCCTCCTTAGCctcctactactactactactgctACTTGCAGATTTTCAACCTACGTTACAACCAACACCACCCAAACAGCCCAATGCCGCTCTCATTGTTCTCAAATTAGGCCAAAACTGAGGTTAGCTCAGTTGGCCAGGGCTCTTAGTTCTCACTAAAAGGTCAAGAGTTCGAGTCTCTCCACATGTGCGTAGGTGTTCCTCCCTTAGaggacttttctttctttctttgtttctaccctataaaTAGActtatttcttatattggtagagttgttgggcttggttgTCTCGtaaactctcacaattgatgtagtgtcccgaATTTGTCTTCTATACTTCATATCTCatgtaaatgatctcttctatcaatTAACAGTCCCAAAATAAGCACCATAAGTAACCCTTAAATCAAACTCCAAATAAGCCTCACAAAAACCCGGCCCCCAAATAACACCTAAATCAGCCCCATATAACCCCTAAATCAGCCTCACGATAACCCCAAATATCCCCTaaaacaaacaccaaatcaGCCTCACCAAAACCCCTAAATCGGCCAAAAAAAGCAAAACATTATATATAGTTGCAATTAACCCATACAACGCGTAgaaagaaaataatagaaaCGAAAAATTATGTTGGACAATTTTGGGTACTTAGTCAAAAACACATGCAATATTGCTATCTAACACCAACCAAATAACTAAAAGGACGCAAATGGAGTGGCAGCCGAGTGGAATGTGCCCTATGCTCCTTGCACCAAGTTTTCCCTTCAAgtgcaagttcaaagttgaagaCACTTTCTTCCCCAATTAAATTATTGGGTGGAAGAAAgttgttattttctttgaaattaGTCAGTATTTCACCCTGAAATTATATAATTCCTGTTTTGACTgacatttaaaattttcaattagcTAGCCACGTGTGTTGTGTATTACGAGTTGACTAATGTATTTGTTTTCCACGTGTATTTTCTTCCCTATTGTAAAATGAtttcatctttttcttctttatgcatgatgaatgaaatttttctttgccgattaaaaaaaagatcacTCCTTTGATTGGATTAGCGTTGTGTGACAACTTCAGAGTAGCATATGATTGTCAAGGATTTGGGTGCCAAATCAGTTGGAATGCTCTCCCTTGTGGTGATGCTTTTGCTTCGTGTCCTTTTATTATTAATCTTTGTACcatttgaaagattaaaaaaaattcttttcttgttgtttaaaaaacaaaaaaaattgtgaacatcGTACATAAGAAACAGGTTTAAAAAGACTAATGAGAAACGTACGGTAGTCTCTACCCAATTGAATAAATTAGGGAGACCCTGCCCAATTGAATAATAGGAGGAAGAAagtgttatttttctttgaaaaattaCCCAGTATTTAACCTTGAAAAGAATATATCAAACCTAAATCATATGTAACGCGTGTTGACTTACATTTAAAATTTACAATTAGCTAGCTGGGTGTTGTGTATTACGAGTTGACTAATACTTTATAATttgctttccttttctttttcttttgcggCAATTGGTAGGAGAGATCATTACATCATGTATAAAGTAAAAATCACGGGATACTGTATACATTGTGTGAGAATTCATGAGATAACCAAGCCCAACAATTAAACCAACGGAATAAATAAGTCCATCAAAGGCACTACAATCACTATAAGCTCAACTCAACTACAAGCCTCATTAAGAGGAGAAATAACTCCAACAaatgtaaagaaaaaaatacccaCACGCAAGTGGAAAGATTCGAACTTCTGACctcctaatgagatgcaagagtcctgatCCAACTGAGCTCATGAACGTCATCCTCTtcttcgatcttcttcttcaaaatcaCTTGATTGTGGAGATTcgtttttgggtttggttttgccAGGTGTCATGTTGAAGCTCTCCGAAGCAACAACTAAGACTAGCACAAAACCCGTGCCATACAAGGGTATAAAAAGAACCATAAGTTTGTAATGTGTTCACATCTAATACGAATGTACTTAAAAACAGAATGtttattatattaattattgTATGATGCAGAATAAAATCTAATTATGTTCCTAaatacattttgcgaggaaatcaaGTTTTTAACGAGGAAACTAAATCATCGCTATAGGTTTTTCATGTTGTAGTACTGCATTAATTATTGTATGATGCAaaataaaatctaattatgTTCCTAAAATCAAATGACAAAAGGAACTGATCTCGACAACCCGACTAACAGACGTACAACAGACATACAGAAAATGATAGTACAACAGAAGCTTGCATCAAATTCTAATTAAAATCAAATGACAAAAGGAACTGATCTCGACAACCCAACTAACAGACGTACAACATACGTACAGAAAATGATAGTACAACTGAAGCTTGCATCAAATTCTAATTCTACCTTTACTGAGTTCCATAACCTCCCCAATAAATTAGACATGCAAATAACCTATTACGGGTGGCTGAGTCGGCTcaaactcttgcatctcactagaaGATTAGGAGTTCGAATTTTCCTATATGTGTGTGGGTGTTCTTCTCTTAGaggggttttttctttttttttctttgtttcttcacTAGGATGGTTGTCACATGACCCTTTGAATAtgtcaaaaactattttttagggattattcCCTATTTTTGCTTATTCCACCAATCATATTCAACTGAAATGTAAGTGTTTTATTAAGTGTCATGTACGATTGATCCTCGTATATTTAGTCTTTTTTAATACTTAAAAGCCAAGGGATTGTACGAAATATTCTCTGAGAATATATCTGCAAATGCAATCAGACCTGAAAAATCTCAACTACCCTGAAAATAAGAGTTTGTTGCTGAATATTACGGTAGAGTAAATCTAGTACCCTTGTCATATTATGATTGGTTCATCAACCATTGATCCTTTTCGTATTTGGATTTGATTGACTTTGACTTTCTCGTTGATGAACAAAGCGGGTCcacttgattttgaatttttgttgacCATGATCCCAGGCCCACTTGCCACGTGACAATTAAtcattggttctttccaaaatgTCAAAAAGTGGGTGTAAACACACTGATTGAACTCTTTTTCAGATCCATAggttattaataaaaaattgattatgagttttctttatttttctttcaatttcttaacttaaacttaaattTATTGATTTCATTTCACATTCATTGAATATAGTCAAACTACATTTTATTCATACCAAAGCAAATATGCACCGTTTTAGGAAGTTTCACATGGGGGTGGGGACAAAATGTCAATAAGGGCGCCTCAAGCTGTAAATAAAACATCTATAAAATAAACGATTACATATTTCAATGCACTAGTTTattgcaataaaaaaaattgttctgaCTGCGTcaaaggaaaaggggaaaaaaacatagGAAAACATCTATTGACTTCAATCGTGTGTTTAATGATTGTTGTACTCCAATTTCCTGTAAACATGCTCAGATAAATTTTAGAGAGTATTTACAAGAAAGTATTGGAGTGCCagaattattttcgtaaatgtAAACCAAATTAAACAACCACGTACGTAGTATTGATCAACTTAAACAAAACACCGGAGCTTGGGCAAGATGTCATCAATGAGCCATCCAGCCATCCTCTTATTTGCTTCATCTGTCATATGAATTCCATCCCAACTTATGTATTTCTTGGGATGCTGACAAACCTGAACCCCAGGAGCTCCACACATTCTAGTTGGATTGAAATTGTAATCACCACCAGTCCCACAACAAGCCTTGAGCGTAGATTTGCTGTCaaaacctagagagagagagagagagagagagagagagaaattgcgTTAGTAGTCAATTAATCTATAGTACTGATGTCTTTTTTCGtgtagaaaggaaaaaatagactCACCAAGATATTGCGCATTATTCAAAAGCCATTGGAAGGCCTGGTTGTAATCAGCATACACAATGACTACATTAGGATACTCTCTTTTCAATTCTTGGATGCCTTCCTGTAACTGTTTATTGTGGTAATTTGAGAAGCTATTGAGTTCTTTCAAGCAATGATGTTCATCGTAGGCAGTTGAGTTACTGGTTTGAAATGCTGTTAGATAGAGGGGAGAACAACCTCTCGGAAAATTGCCTGGGACTACCACCCTAATAGCTCCATAACTTATAACTCTCTGCAACCCAGATACGTAGATCATGATTAGATTTCATGGTAATTAAAAGAAAGTTGTTTAACTGAATCTAAGACAACTTAATCCAGCTTCTAGAAAAACTTGCCTTAACAGCAGTAATTATAGCTCCGACAACTTCAGGTACCATGGTTGTTACCTCCTCAATAGTTTTTCCTTCGAGAAATGCATAGTTGTAATCATCCCCTCCAATCTCTCCAACAATAAAAAGAGAGGTTTTTAGCTTCTCTGAGCAATCTGTtcttcaataaataaaaattgaataaacGCAATTCAAAACTTTAATTTATTGAATTTGACCGAACATTCAACAACTAACCTCTCTCTTTGATGCAGGTATTGAAATATCCAAACATCCAATCCAGTTGCACTTTGAGTGAGCTGTTGGTATCTGGGTTTGCGATATTCATTTTGGCTAGAACCTCCATTGGTAAGGCAGTGGCGCCAGCAACAGCAAAGTTTACCCCTTGTTTGAAGTCCCCATCTTTTTTCTCGTAGGGACTAAGAAACGGAAGGCCGGACGCATGAGCTGCGAAATTCACAAGACACAATGCAGTTCAGTGACCCAAACGCCTTCAAATTGACGAAAGATATCATACTACATACCAATGAAGTCAATCATGAGCCGACCATTTGAGCAACGACCAGTTGGATGCTTGAAAAAAGTTTCGCCATAGGGAAGCCTAGCGTACACAGTGGCTGCCCCGATTGGCTTCTGTCGAATTAAATTGCCAGTATCAGAAATCGAGTCACCAAACTGATAAATCTTAAGAAAGTTACATTTTTTGAGCGAGCTAGCATTGCTCGGATTGggttgaagaagaaaaagaaaggagtagGCTAGTGTGAGCAGAAGTGGAGAGGAAACAAGCTGAGTGGAGACCATTGCTTAAGGAAAGAAGAAACAATTGCTCGGTCAAGAAATTATGACCTTTGGCTGTGAAATGTTTGTAAT
This genomic window contains:
- the LOC131334677 gene encoding acetylajmalan esterase-like, which gives rise to MVSTQLVSSPLLLTLAYSFLFLLQPNPSNASSLKKCNFLKIYQFGDSISDTGNLIRQKPIGAATVYARLPYGETFFKHPTGRCSNGRLMIDFIAHASGLPFLSPYEKKDGDFKQGVNFAVAGATALPMEVLAKMNIANPDTNSSLKVQLDWMFGYFNTCIKERDCSEKLKTSLFIVGEIGGDDYNYAFLEGKTIEEVTTMVPEVVGAIITAVKAIISYGAIRVVVPGNFPRGCSPLYLTAFQTSNSTAYDEHHCLKELNSFSNYHNKQLQEGIQELKREYPNVVIVYADYNQAFQWLLNNAQYLGFDSKSTLKACCGTGGDYNFNPTRMCGAPGVQVCQHPKKYISWDGIHMTDEANKRMAGWLIDDILPKLRCFV